A genomic stretch from Dissulfurispira thermophila includes:
- a CDS encoding zf-TFIIB domain-containing protein, which translates to MVSKPSELEEEYIARMEYEKRKKIEEEKHKKLAEEEKKRLKELHYMRCPKCGMELIEIDYKGIKVDKCSECEGLWLDAGELEAVSRLEKSGLDKLFSVFKK; encoded by the coding sequence ATGGTAAGTAAACCGAGTGAATTGGAAGAAGAGTACATAGCAAGGATGGAGTATGAAAAAAGAAAAAAGATTGAAGAGGAAAAACACAAAAAGCTTGCAGAGGAAGAGAAGAAAAGACTAAAGGAACTCCACTATATGAGATGCCCAAAATGTGGCATGGAGTTGATAGAGATTGATTACAAAGGAATTAAGGTTGATAAATGTTCTGAATGTGAAGGTTTATGGCTTGATGCAGGGGAGCTTGAGGCTGTGTCAAGGCTCGAGAAATCAGGGTTAGATAAGCTATTTAGCGTATTTAAGAAATAA
- a CDS encoding cation-translocating P-type ATPase produces the protein MLWHQKEVSRVIEDLRSSVHGLSTEEAQRRLFEYGPNELKEKKKRTPFMMFLDQFKDFMILVLIAAAIISGIIGEASDTIAIIVIVILNAIIGFVQEYRAEKAMAALKKMAAPAATVLRNGMPVGIPASELVPGDIVILEAGKIVPADMRLIETAQLKIEEAALTGESVPVEKHTKALHDEHLSIGDRKNMAYKGTFVTYGRGIGVITNTGMNTELGKIATMIQEEEEVKTPLQKRLTVFGKKLAIAVMVICAVVFGIGVFRGEEPLLMLLTAISLAVAAIPEALPAVVTISLAIGAKKMVRQNALIRKLPAVETLGSVTYICSDKTGTLTLNKMTVEEIWMKGNSHLHPSTPSPLHLFMSALALSNDAQMDADGNVIGDPTEIALYNIAKDKGFDKEKLEKQFPRVAEIPFDSDRKCMTTIHRLKAEGLSPENRKEGFISFTKGAIEVLLEKANSILTPEGPKPIDKDEVLKISEKMAAEGLRVLGVAFREWDVLPDDILPDNVESGLIILGLAGMMDPPRDEAKEAVRLCKAAGIKPVMITGDHPLTAKAIAKRLEIIEDDAKTIITGRELDRLSLEEFEERVEHIRVYARVAPEQKLKIVKALQDKGQFVAMTGDGVNDAPALKRADIGIAMGITGTDVSKEAAHMILLDDNFATIVKAVKEGRRIFNNIRKFIKYTMTSNSGEIWTIFLAPFLGLPIPLLPIHILWINLVTDGLPGLALAAEPEEKDIMQRPPRHPKESIFAHGLGSHIIWVGLLMGFVSIFTQAWSIKTGHAHWQTMVFTVLCLSQMGHVLAIRSERESLFSQGLLSNKPLVGAFLLTSVLQIATIYVPFLNPIFKTEPLTLSELIFTLILSSVVFFAVEVEKLIRRKRHV, from the coding sequence ATGCTCTGGCATCAAAAAGAGGTTAGTAGAGTTATTGAGGATTTGAGGTCATCTGTTCATGGACTTTCAACCGAGGAAGCACAAAGACGCCTTTTTGAATACGGTCCAAATGAATTGAAGGAGAAAAAGAAGAGGACTCCTTTTATGATGTTCCTTGACCAGTTCAAGGACTTCATGATACTCGTCCTTATAGCTGCTGCAATCATATCAGGGATCATCGGAGAGGCATCAGATACAATCGCTATCATTGTAATAGTTATTCTGAATGCAATTATAGGTTTTGTTCAGGAATACAGGGCAGAAAAGGCAATGGCTGCACTTAAAAAGATGGCTGCACCCGCAGCTACTGTATTGAGAAATGGTATGCCTGTGGGTATTCCAGCTTCTGAACTCGTCCCAGGAGATATTGTAATACTTGAGGCTGGAAAGATTGTGCCTGCTGACATGAGACTGATAGAGACTGCCCAATTAAAGATAGAAGAGGCTGCACTCACAGGAGAGTCTGTGCCTGTTGAAAAACACACAAAGGCTTTACATGATGAGCACCTTTCCATTGGAGACAGGAAAAACATGGCATATAAAGGCACATTTGTTACATACGGAAGAGGAATAGGGGTTATTACAAATACAGGCATGAATACAGAACTTGGAAAGATTGCCACGATGATTCAAGAGGAAGAAGAGGTGAAGACACCACTTCAGAAAAGGCTCACAGTGTTTGGGAAAAAGCTTGCTATTGCAGTAATGGTAATATGTGCTGTTGTTTTTGGGATTGGTGTATTTAGAGGTGAGGAGCCATTGTTGATGCTCCTTACAGCCATATCTTTAGCAGTTGCAGCAATACCAGAGGCACTCCCTGCGGTAGTGACAATATCGCTCGCAATCGGTGCCAAAAAGATGGTGAGGCAGAATGCATTAATACGAAAACTGCCGGCTGTAGAAACACTTGGCTCTGTGACATACATATGCTCTGATAAGACAGGAACACTTACTTTGAATAAGATGACGGTAGAGGAGATATGGATGAAGGGAAATTCACACCTTCACCCCTCCACCCCTTCACCCCTTCACCTTTTCATGTCTGCCCTTGCCTTGAGCAACGATGCACAAATGGATGCAGATGGCAATGTAATAGGTGACCCAACAGAAATAGCCCTTTATAACATTGCAAAGGATAAAGGCTTTGATAAAGAGAAATTAGAAAAACAATTCCCACGGGTTGCTGAAATCCCTTTTGATTCAGACAGGAAATGCATGACGACAATACACAGGCTTAAGGCTGAAGGCTTAAGTCCAGAGAATAGAAAGGAAGGGTTTATCTCATTCACAAAGGGTGCAATTGAGGTCCTTCTTGAGAAGGCTAATAGTATTCTGACACCTGAAGGTCCCAAGCCTATAGATAAAGATGAAGTTCTCAAAATAAGTGAGAAAATGGCAGCCGAAGGACTCAGGGTTCTTGGTGTTGCTTTTAGGGAATGGGATGTTTTGCCTGATGATATATTGCCTGATAATGTGGAGTCAGGACTCATAATTTTAGGTCTTGCTGGCATGATGGACCCTCCGAGGGATGAGGCAAAAGAGGCAGTAAGGTTGTGTAAGGCAGCGGGTATAAAACCAGTGATGATAACAGGTGACCATCCATTGACTGCAAAGGCAATAGCAAAGAGACTTGAAATTATTGAAGATGATGCAAAAACAATAATTACAGGAAGAGAGCTTGATAGATTATCTCTTGAGGAGTTTGAGGAAAGGGTTGAACACATAAGGGTCTATGCAAGGGTTGCACCCGAGCAGAAATTAAAGATTGTAAAGGCACTTCAGGATAAAGGACAGTTTGTTGCCATGACAGGAGATGGTGTCAATGATGCACCAGCATTGAAAAGGGCAGACATTGGGATTGCAATGGGTATTACGGGTACTGATGTCTCAAAAGAGGCTGCTCATATGATACTACTTGATGATAATTTTGCTACGATTGTTAAGGCAGTTAAAGAAGGCAGGAGGATCTTTAATAATATACGGAAATTTATTAAATACACAATGACGAGCAATTCAGGCGAGATATGGACAATATTCCTTGCCCCGTTTTTAGGATTGCCAATCCCCCTTTTACCTATTCATATACTCTGGATTAATCTTGTCACTGATGGACTTCCTGGTCTTGCACTTGCTGCAGAACCTGAAGAAAAGGACATAATGCAAAGACCTCCAAGACACCCAAAAGAGAGTATATTTGCACATGGTCTTGGCAGCCATATTATCTGGGTAGGGCTTCTTATGGGTTTTGTATCAATCTTTACTCAGGCATGGTCTATAAAGACAGGACACGCTCACTGGCAGACAATGGTCTTTACTGTCCTCTGCCTGAGCCAGATGGGGCATGTGCTTGCTATAAGGTCAGAGAGAGAGTCTCTTTTTAGTCAAGGGCTGCTATCGAATAAGCCTCTTGTCGGGGCCTTTCTGCTTACTTCTG